In one Mycobacterium sp. NBC_00419 genomic region, the following are encoded:
- a CDS encoding nuclear transport factor 2 family protein — translation MTAPVIERWLRFIENGQTDELDDLLAEDAVFYSPAVFTPQHGREKTAAYLRAAEKLFSHSNFRYVEKWIESRSAVLEFAAEVDGLTLEGVDIIRWNDDGKIVSFTVMIRPLKALQAIVPRMGELLLTS, via the coding sequence GTGACCGCTCCCGTCATCGAACGCTGGCTCAGGTTCATCGAGAACGGCCAGACCGATGAGCTCGACGACCTGCTCGCCGAGGACGCGGTGTTCTACTCGCCGGCCGTTTTCACCCCACAGCACGGCCGGGAGAAGACGGCGGCGTATCTGCGGGCGGCCGAGAAGCTGTTCTCGCACAGCAATTTCCGCTATGTCGAGAAATGGATCGAGAGTCGTTCGGCCGTACTGGAATTCGCCGCCGAGGTGGACGGCCTCACCCTCGAGGGAGTCGACATCATTCGATGGAACGACGACGGCAAGATCGTGTCGTTCACGGTGATGATCCGGCCGCTGAAGGCGTTGCAGGCCATCGTTCCCAGGATGGGCGAACTACTGCTCACCTCCTGA
- a CDS encoding DUF427 domain-containing protein: MSLVAGRGPLGPDPAGRFSVPLPQDVAYVEPHPRRIEAIRNGRTVIDTEHALMVHRAGRPLSYVFPQDEIGDLPGEPEPLAPGYVLVPWNSVDTWLEEGRRLVHYPPNPYHRVDCRPTSRRLRVEVAGTTLVDTDDTVILFETALQPRLYVAPQHVRMDLLTRSDTSSYCNYKGVATYWSARIGEVVVDDVAWSYDDPLPESMPIKGLLSFDAAQAEMQAELPDP, encoded by the coding sequence GTGAGCTTGGTCGCGGGACGGGGCCCCCTGGGCCCGGACCCGGCGGGCCGGTTCTCGGTTCCACTCCCCCAGGACGTGGCCTACGTCGAGCCGCATCCCCGGCGTATCGAGGCAATTCGCAACGGCCGCACAGTCATCGACACCGAGCACGCCCTCATGGTGCACCGGGCGGGCCGCCCGCTGAGCTACGTCTTCCCGCAGGACGAGATCGGCGACCTGCCCGGCGAGCCCGAGCCCCTGGCGCCCGGTTATGTCCTGGTGCCGTGGAATTCGGTGGACACCTGGCTGGAAGAAGGGCGGCGACTGGTCCACTACCCGCCCAACCCGTACCACCGGGTCGACTGCCGCCCGACCTCGCGGCGGCTACGTGTCGAGGTGGCGGGCACCACGCTGGTCGACACCGACGACACCGTGATCCTCTTCGAGACGGCTCTGCAGCCGCGGCTGTACGTCGCCCCGCAGCACGTCCGGATGGACCTGCTGACCAGAAGCGACACCAGCAGCTACTGCAACTACAAGGGTGTGGCGACCTACTGGTCGGCGAGGATCGGCGAGGTCGTCGTCGACGACGTCGCGTGGAGTTACGACGATCCGCTACCGGAAAGCATGCCCATCAAGGGACTTCTGAGTTTTGATGCGGCACAGGCCGAGATGCAGGCAGAACTGCCGGACCCGTAG
- a CDS encoding DUF4185 domain-containing protein yields the protein MGALAVALGIGTAIANGSAAAWAEDSPGAGGAGSTASSSGTSSSGTGASAPGSSKPASTGGSARVKRTPGSDSAGSSSSTSGKVSAVRGIVTSSGGALTSGTTTATAEAEPGAPTPAPAPALWALAASARREFEPTAASPVTTSSAQAAQATTLAAAAVTTTGTLNTRNVGFVTGPNITNGFGINGTDLGIMWENGLTGKIQLAFGDTFSGPNMTGDWRSNVLLLSTDTNLTNGLSLLPTGYAYQFIPSAPGALFPILNSEVTIIPTSAISVNQQQYVNYMSVKSWDTPGRWTTNYSAISMYDAATDKWVLVGSTIRSAGWFRSSTPYVAGSQNFQQAAYVLQPADQVAEGEPQYVYAFGTPSGRAGSAYLSRVAEGNITDLSKYEYWDGSTWVQGKPAVAAPILGDSTSSPGLFGGIIDLANNPNFFGGWFAGFTGAKTGGNVSEMSVQYNDYLGKYVALYGNGQNNVVLRTADRPEGPWSDPITIATSAQYPGLYAPMIHPWSGTGKLVDNNNNPDITNLYWNMSLWGPYNVTLMQTDLTPLHTTVV from the coding sequence ATGGGTGCGCTCGCGGTGGCCTTGGGCATCGGCACGGCGATAGCGAACGGCAGCGCCGCGGCGTGGGCCGAGGACAGCCCGGGCGCCGGTGGGGCCGGTTCGACGGCGAGTTCGTCGGGCACTAGTTCGTCCGGCACTGGCGCGAGTGCACCGGGATCAAGCAAGCCGGCATCCACCGGCGGCTCGGCGCGCGTCAAGCGCACGCCAGGTTCGGACTCCGCGGGTTCGTCGTCGTCGACGTCGGGCAAGGTCAGCGCCGTGCGCGGCATCGTGACCAGCTCCGGCGGCGCACTGACCAGCGGCACCACGACAGCCACCGCCGAGGCTGAGCCGGGCGCCCCCACTCCGGCACCGGCGCCGGCCCTGTGGGCGCTGGCAGCGTCAGCGCGACGGGAATTCGAACCCACGGCGGCGTCCCCGGTCACGACGTCGAGCGCCCAGGCAGCCCAGGCCACCACGCTGGCCGCGGCGGCGGTGACCACGACCGGCACGCTCAACACCAGGAACGTCGGCTTTGTCACCGGCCCCAACATCACCAACGGCTTCGGCATCAACGGAACCGACCTCGGCATCATGTGGGAGAACGGACTGACCGGCAAGATCCAGTTGGCGTTCGGCGATACCTTCAGCGGGCCCAACATGACCGGCGACTGGCGCTCCAACGTGCTGCTGCTGAGCACCGACACGAACCTGACCAACGGCCTGAGTCTGCTGCCGACCGGTTACGCCTACCAGTTCATCCCGAGCGCGCCGGGCGCGCTGTTCCCGATCCTCAACTCCGAGGTGACGATCATCCCGACGTCGGCGATCTCGGTGAACCAACAGCAGTACGTCAACTACATGTCGGTGAAGTCCTGGGACACCCCCGGCCGCTGGACCACCAATTACTCGGCGATCTCGATGTATGACGCAGCGACCGACAAGTGGGTGCTGGTGGGTTCGACGATCCGCTCGGCCGGCTGGTTCCGGTCCTCGACCCCGTATGTGGCGGGCAGCCAGAACTTCCAGCAGGCCGCCTATGTCCTGCAGCCCGCCGACCAGGTAGCCGAAGGTGAGCCGCAGTACGTCTACGCGTTCGGTACCCCGTCGGGCCGGGCCGGTTCGGCCTACCTGTCACGGGTGGCCGAAGGCAACATCACCGATCTGAGTAAGTACGAGTACTGGGACGGCAGCACCTGGGTGCAGGGCAAGCCCGCCGTCGCCGCACCCATCCTCGGCGACTCCACCAGTTCCCCAGGGCTTTTCGGGGGGATCATCGACCTGGCGAACAATCCGAATTTCTTCGGCGGCTGGTTCGCCGGATTCACCGGCGCCAAGACCGGTGGCAATGTCAGCGAGATGTCGGTGCAGTACAACGACTATCTGGGCAAGTACGTGGCGCTCTACGGCAACGGCCAGAACAACGTGGTGCTGCGCACGGCCGACCGGCCGGAGGGGCCGTGGTCGGATCCGATCACCATCGCCACCTCAGCCCAGTACCCGGGCCTCTACGCGCCGATGATCCACCCCTGGTCGGGCACGGGCAAGCTGGTCGACAACAACAACAATCCCGACATCACCAACCTGTACTGGAACATGTCGCTGTGGGGCCCCTACAACGTGACCCTGATGCAGACCGACCTGACGCCGCTGCACACCACGGTGGTCTGA
- a CDS encoding aldo/keto reductase: MKYLEVDGVGRVSRIGLGTWQFGSSEWGYGDEYAQGAARDIVQRALALGVTFFDTAEIYGFGRSERILGEALGDERANVAVASKVFPVAPFPAVVRQREKASAQRLGLDRIPLYQIHQPNPVVPDSVIMPGMRDLLDSGAIGAAGVSNYSLERWRKADAALGRPVISNQVHFSLAHAGPLDDLVPFAERENRIVIAWSPLEQGLLGGKYGIDNRPGGIRAANRLFGTENLRRAEPLLQTLRDVAADVGAKPAQVALAWLIALPGVVAIPGASSVEQLEFNCAAADIELSAEALDVLTAAARAFRPASAARFLTDTVRERLGRG, encoded by the coding sequence ATGAAGTATCTCGAAGTCGACGGTGTGGGACGGGTCAGCCGCATCGGTCTGGGAACATGGCAGTTCGGCTCCAGCGAGTGGGGCTATGGCGACGAGTACGCCCAGGGCGCGGCACGCGACATCGTGCAGCGTGCGCTGGCGTTGGGAGTCACCTTCTTCGACACCGCCGAGATCTACGGCTTCGGCCGCAGTGAGCGGATCCTCGGCGAGGCGCTCGGTGATGAGCGGGCCAATGTCGCTGTCGCCAGCAAGGTGTTTCCGGTGGCGCCGTTTCCGGCGGTGGTCCGCCAGCGCGAGAAGGCCAGCGCCCAGCGGCTCGGACTCGACCGGATCCCGCTCTACCAGATCCACCAGCCCAACCCGGTGGTCCCCGATTCGGTGATCATGCCCGGTATGCGCGATCTCCTCGACAGCGGTGCGATCGGCGCGGCGGGCGTCTCCAACTATTCACTGGAGCGCTGGCGCAAAGCCGATGCGGCACTGGGCCGGCCGGTGATCAGTAATCAGGTGCACTTCTCGCTGGCGCACGCCGGGCCGCTCGACGATCTCGTCCCCTTCGCCGAGCGGGAGAACCGGATCGTGATCGCGTGGAGCCCGCTGGAACAGGGGCTGCTCGGCGGCAAGTACGGCATCGACAACCGCCCCGGTGGTATCCGCGCCGCCAACCGCTTGTTCGGAACCGAGAACCTGCGTCGGGCCGAGCCGCTGCTGCAGACACTGCGTGACGTCGCCGCGGACGTCGGCGCCAAGCCGGCGCAGGTGGCGCTGGCCTGGCTGATCGCCCTGCCCGGCGTGGTGGCAATTCCGGGTGCCTCCAGCGTCGAACAACTCGAATTCAACTGTGCTGCAGCCGACATCGAGTTGTCTGCCGAGGCCTTGGACGTACTGACGGCAGCGGCACGGGCATTCCGCCCCGCATCGGCGGCCCGGTTCTTGACCGACACCGTCCGGGAACGCCTAGGGCGCGGCTGA
- a CDS encoding lysophospholipid acyltransferase family protein: MPAELERLVNQPERVQAITKAIFAVADRVNPVVDFGKPYVDGLNNLPRDGRFLLVGNHTTFGMAEIVMIPYFVHRELGVRVRGLAEKSFGDVRGVAADVLAAAGAVVGTPANATALMANDETILVFPGGGREMPKFKGEEYRLSWQGRSGFARLAIAHDYPIVPVGLVGGDDVYHGLVERDSAVGRVSQFIGRRIGGRPDMAIPPTRGLGPTLLPDPKRMYLRFALPIDTTKPARTKAETWEATVKERTQSALEGVLADLQTLRETDPFRNLNPLGWSRAVQPESAAP; the protein is encoded by the coding sequence ATGCCGGCCGAACTCGAGCGCCTGGTCAACCAGCCCGAGCGTGTACAGGCCATCACCAAAGCCATCTTCGCCGTCGCCGACCGGGTGAATCCGGTCGTCGACTTCGGCAAACCCTATGTCGACGGGCTGAACAACCTGCCGCGGGACGGCCGGTTCCTGCTCGTCGGCAATCACACGACATTCGGGATGGCCGAGATCGTGATGATCCCGTACTTCGTGCACCGCGAACTCGGTGTTCGCGTCCGCGGCCTTGCCGAGAAGTCATTCGGCGACGTGCGCGGTGTCGCCGCAGACGTACTGGCGGCTGCCGGCGCGGTGGTCGGTACACCGGCCAACGCCACTGCGCTGATGGCGAACGACGAAACGATCCTGGTGTTTCCCGGCGGTGGGCGCGAGATGCCCAAGTTCAAGGGTGAGGAGTATCGGTTGAGTTGGCAGGGCAGAAGCGGATTCGCGCGGCTGGCGATCGCCCACGACTACCCGATCGTGCCCGTCGGACTCGTCGGCGGCGACGACGTCTATCACGGTCTGGTCGAACGAGACAGCGCGGTGGGGCGGGTGAGCCAGTTCATCGGGCGGCGCATCGGAGGCCGGCCGGATATGGCCATCCCGCCGACGCGCGGCCTGGGACCCACCCTGCTTCCCGATCCCAAGCGGATGTACCTGCGTTTCGCCCTGCCGATCGACACCACGAAACCCGCCCGCACCAAAGCGGAGACGTGGGAAGCCACCGTCAAGGAACGGACCCAGTCCGCGCTGGAAGGTGTCCTGGCCGATCTGCAGACCCTGCGCGAGACAGACCCGTTCCGTAACCTCAATCCACTCGGCTGGAGCCGGGCCGTCCAGCCCGAATCAGCCGCGCCCTAG
- a CDS encoding TetR/AcrR family transcriptional regulator: protein MSTSLDDLPEQHSAKAARLLAAASDLLVARGVKGFTVADVAQRAHVGKGTVYLYWPTKEDLLVGLIGRNFMSIMDGLIQQITDEPDLVRPSRFCPTMLQTVTTNPLISAMQDHNEDLLGVLANHPRSVSLHSTLGPSAMLHGILPIWRRHGLAREDWDVADQAIALHLLITGAVLSQLRPVPDWVDADPLRVLGPAVTALLGPERANRKQVQATATEIIEFLRQGSAAALQILND from the coding sequence GTGAGCACTTCCCTCGATGACCTGCCCGAACAGCACTCGGCGAAGGCGGCCAGGCTGCTGGCGGCGGCAAGTGATCTGCTCGTGGCACGCGGCGTCAAAGGATTCACCGTCGCCGACGTCGCACAGCGGGCTCACGTGGGCAAGGGAACGGTCTACCTGTACTGGCCCACCAAAGAGGACCTGTTGGTCGGGCTCATCGGCCGCAACTTCATGAGCATCATGGACGGCCTGATCCAGCAGATCACCGACGAACCCGACCTCGTCCGCCCCTCGCGCTTCTGCCCCACGATGCTGCAGACGGTGACCACCAATCCGCTCATCTCTGCGATGCAGGACCACAACGAAGACCTGCTCGGAGTCCTCGCCAACCACCCGCGCTCGGTCTCCCTGCACAGCACGCTGGGACCCAGCGCCATGCTGCACGGCATCCTGCCGATCTGGCGCCGCCATGGCCTGGCCCGTGAAGACTGGGATGTCGCCGACCAGGCCATCGCACTTCATCTTCTGATTACCGGTGCCGTGCTGTCACAGCTGCGGCCCGTACCGGACTGGGTCGACGCCGATCCCCTGCGGGTGCTGGGCCCCGCCGTCACCGCCCTGCTGGGGCCGGAACGGGCAAACCGCAAGCAGGTGCAGGCCACCGCGACGGAGATCATCGAGTTTCTGCGCCAGGGAAGCGCCGCCGCCCTGCAGATCCTCAATGACTGA
- a CDS encoding DUF5078 domain-containing protein — MTTMSTTLRMGAAAAALAMAAVALPATAAADASDDYPIPHRMIITTCTAEQIMAAARDVTPVYYERYMIDYNNKSPQVQQAAQDYVHWFYSMDAAARRGWSEEMATNIYSDPLAFQWPNHAKLFFNNKGVAAKTTDVCMNYAPNDMSVWNW, encoded by the coding sequence ATGACAACGATGAGCACCACTCTGCGCATGGGCGCGGCAGCGGCCGCCCTGGCGATGGCCGCGGTGGCACTGCCCGCGACGGCTGCCGCGGACGCCTCCGACGACTACCCGATCCCGCACCGCATGATCATCACGACATGCACCGCCGAACAGATCATGGCGGCCGCACGCGACGTGACACCGGTCTACTACGAGCGCTACATGATCGACTACAACAACAAGTCGCCTCAGGTTCAGCAGGCCGCCCAGGACTACGTTCACTGGTTCTACTCGATGGACGCCGCCGCCCGCCGCGGCTGGTCTGAGGAGATGGCGACCAACATCTACTCCGATCCGCTGGCGTTCCAGTGGCCCAACCACGCCAAGCTGTTCTTCAACAACAAGGGCGTGGCCGCCAAGACCACCGACGTCTGCATGAACTACGCGCCGAACGACATGTCCGTCTGGAACTGGTGA
- a CDS encoding zinc ribbon domain-containing protein, whose protein sequence is MQRGVMTCGSCLRTVASAAFCLHCGADLTNPDGDGRNRLRLAHYAAAPREHVLRFAVASSLFPQVPPTSRRALRLGLLVVAAALVGFTVAGWQAPLIGAAVLGLPLLFALYLRAAAIHPDLPRRWLTLTVGLGVVLGVMWGLIGGPMVARAADVGLGGSRAVGSILVESFVFPLAGAMLMLAPAVAVWAMQPRVRDSLDGFAVGALGALVFTAASTLTRLAPQLATGPWTDGQPMGPILAEAGIRGLAMPVIAAAVGGLVGIAIWFARPVRAIPLALTAAVSIYLALGFVQTLRVRDDFQLLLHLAIAGLTLLVLRIGVQVALLHEVHDEVTTSEPVLCSYCDHVVPAAAFCPRCGVATRAASRSSRAARRAYPPGEPPVGARPQLGYAMPADTYQAVPVRHSTRARVAAVMGAGLGIAAAAAFVVSFAITPAGVQRYICPPDCGRPPMGVPVAASPRFVSSHGEFSVNYPAPGTAYRADTDPNGVVLDYIAGDTGTMELFGQPSVGRSARQITEQILTRSYPDAVVEYEIPNATVGYQQGYGVVADVYPTDPDATYTRLRILVLTAVKNDYALVASAVGPFHRFSPDFGSGHPSGANLELALDMGKYVNSFMWQGDPPR, encoded by the coding sequence ATGCAACGCGGTGTGATGACGTGCGGTTCCTGCCTGCGCACCGTTGCATCGGCGGCCTTCTGCCTGCACTGCGGTGCGGATCTGACCAACCCTGACGGCGACGGACGTAACCGGCTCCGGCTGGCGCACTACGCCGCGGCTCCTCGTGAGCATGTACTGCGATTCGCGGTGGCAAGTTCACTGTTCCCCCAGGTGCCCCCGACATCGCGCCGCGCGTTGCGGCTCGGACTCCTGGTAGTGGCGGCCGCACTCGTCGGCTTCACGGTTGCCGGCTGGCAGGCCCCGCTGATCGGCGCGGCCGTGCTCGGGCTGCCACTGCTGTTCGCCCTCTACCTTCGTGCCGCCGCGATCCATCCGGATCTGCCCAGGCGCTGGCTGACGCTCACCGTCGGACTCGGTGTCGTTCTCGGCGTCATGTGGGGGTTGATCGGCGGACCGATGGTCGCCCGAGCTGCCGACGTCGGCTTGGGCGGTTCCAGAGCAGTCGGCTCAATTCTGGTGGAGAGCTTCGTCTTTCCGCTTGCGGGAGCGATGCTGATGCTCGCGCCCGCGGTGGCGGTGTGGGCGATGCAGCCTCGCGTCCGCGACTCGCTGGACGGCTTCGCCGTCGGCGCACTCGGCGCGCTGGTGTTCACCGCCGCGAGCACGCTGACCCGGTTGGCGCCGCAACTGGCCACCGGGCCCTGGACCGACGGTCAGCCGATGGGCCCGATTCTCGCCGAGGCGGGGATCCGCGGTCTGGCGATGCCCGTGATCGCGGCCGCGGTCGGCGGCCTGGTCGGCATCGCGATCTGGTTTGCCCGGCCGGTCCGCGCCATCCCCTTGGCGTTGACCGCCGCGGTGTCGATCTACCTGGCGCTGGGCTTCGTCCAGACGCTGCGGGTGCGGGACGACTTCCAACTGCTTCTGCATCTCGCGATCGCGGGCCTGACTCTGCTCGTCCTGCGGATCGGTGTTCAGGTGGCATTGCTGCACGAAGTGCACGACGAGGTGACGACGTCCGAGCCGGTGCTGTGTTCCTACTGCGATCACGTCGTCCCGGCCGCGGCCTTCTGCCCCAGGTGTGGGGTGGCGACCCGCGCTGCGTCGCGGTCGTCGCGCGCCGCTCGGCGCGCCTACCCGCCGGGCGAGCCCCCCGTCGGCGCCCGGCCCCAACTCGGCTACGCGATGCCTGCCGATACCTATCAGGCGGTGCCGGTCCGGCACAGCACGCGCGCGCGGGTGGCGGCGGTGATGGGAGCGGGACTCGGTATCGCGGCGGCGGCGGCCTTCGTCGTCTCGTTCGCGATCACCCCAGCGGGTGTGCAGCGCTACATCTGCCCGCCGGATTGTGGACGTCCGCCGATGGGGGTGCCGGTGGCGGCTAGTCCGCGGTTCGTATCGAGTCACGGCGAGTTCTCGGTGAACTATCCGGCCCCGGGGACGGCCTATCGAGCCGACACCGACCCGAACGGCGTCGTGCTGGACTACATCGCAGGCGATACCGGCACGATGGAACTCTTCGGACAGCCCTCGGTCGGCCGCAGCGCCCGGCAGATCACCGAGCAGATTCTCACCCGCAGCTACCCGGATGCCGTCGTCGAATACGAAATCCCCAACGCCACAGTGGGATACCAACAGGGTTACGGGGTGGTGGCCGACGTCTATCCCACCGATCCGGACGCCACTTACACCCGGCTACGGATTCTGGTGCTGACTGCGGTCAAGAACGACTACGCGCTGGTGGCCTCGGCTGTCGGACCGTTTCATCGGTTCAGCCCCGACTTCGGCAGCGGACATCCCTCCGGTGCCAACCTCGAACTCGCCCTGGACATGGGCAAGTACGTGAACAGCTTCATGTGGCAAGGCGATCCGCCCCGCTAA
- a CDS encoding MMPL/RND family transporter encodes MSGEVRVSRPPGAHPRIPRFVRSFAVPIVLFWIGLVVVLSVAVPPLEQVSQEHTVSLAPDDAPSMQAMKRVGKDFQEFDSNSSAMILLEGDQPLGAEAHRYYDGLIQKLRDDPKHVEHIQDFWGDPLTAAGSQSADGKAAYVQVYLAGNQGESLANESVDAVQKIVTANPPPAGIKVYVTGPTALSHDQHNVGDSAVKVVEMVTIGVIFVMLLLVYRSIVTTILVLVMVFLELTAARGVIAFLGNAEVIGLSTFAVNLLATLSIAAATDYAIFLFGRYHEARLDGEDRETAFYTMYHGTAHVILGSGLTIAGATFCLHFTRLPYFKSLGFPLAIGMLVVVFAALTFGPAVIAIGSRFRKVFEPKRKMNTHTWRRVGTAVVRWPGPILVASIALALVGLLALPSYTTNYNDRNYLPKDIPANIGYAAADRHFPQARMNPELLLIETDHDVRNPADMLVIDRIAKNVFHIPGIGRVQTITRPLGTPIEHTSIPFIISMSGTNQTMNMSYLQDRMKDMLKMGDELQVSIDTMERMLALTKQMVGVTHDMVAKTKQMVADTNEIRDHLADFDDFFRPIRNYLYWEPHCFDIPICWSLRSIFDSLDGIDTLSDDLASLVVDMDRLDVLMPKMVQVMPPMIATMKSMKASMLTMQSTMNGFQDQMQAMQDNATAMGQAFDASKNDDSFYLPPEVFDNPDFKRGLKMFVSPDGKAVRFIISHEGDPATPEGISHIDKIKNAAFEALKGSPLEGSKVFMGGTASVYKDMQNGANYDLLIAGIAALCLIFVIMLVITRSIVAAAVIVGTVVLSLGASFGLSVLLWQHILGQPLHWLVLAMAVIILLAVGSDYNLLLVARFKEEIHAGLNTGIIRAMAGSGSVVTSAGLVFAFTMGSMLISPLRVGGQVGTTIALGLLFDTLIVRSFMTPSIAALLGKWFWWPQRVRQRPLPQQWPSPRDDSDNTDRLSVGASPEGGST; translated from the coding sequence CTGTCTGGTGAAGTCCGCGTGAGCCGGCCACCCGGAGCGCACCCGCGGATTCCCCGGTTTGTCCGGAGTTTCGCCGTGCCCATCGTGCTGTTCTGGATCGGCCTCGTCGTCGTCCTGAGCGTCGCGGTCCCCCCGCTCGAGCAGGTGAGCCAGGAGCACACGGTCTCGCTGGCGCCCGACGACGCGCCGTCGATGCAGGCGATGAAGCGGGTCGGTAAGGACTTCCAGGAGTTCGACTCCAACAGCAGCGCGATGATCCTGCTGGAGGGCGATCAGCCGCTGGGCGCCGAGGCCCACCGGTACTACGACGGCCTGATCCAGAAGCTGCGCGACGACCCCAAGCACGTCGAGCACATCCAGGATTTCTGGGGCGATCCGCTGACCGCCGCCGGCTCCCAGAGTGCGGACGGCAAAGCCGCCTACGTCCAGGTGTATCTGGCCGGCAACCAGGGCGAGAGCCTGGCCAACGAGTCTGTCGACGCCGTGCAGAAGATCGTCACGGCCAACCCGCCCCCGGCCGGGATCAAGGTCTACGTCACCGGCCCGACAGCACTGAGTCACGACCAGCACAACGTCGGCGACTCGGCGGTCAAGGTCGTCGAGATGGTGACCATCGGCGTGATCTTCGTGATGTTGCTGCTGGTCTACCGCTCGATCGTCACCACGATCCTGGTGCTGGTGATGGTCTTCCTGGAACTGACCGCGGCCCGGGGGGTCATCGCGTTCCTGGGCAACGCCGAGGTCATCGGTCTGTCGACGTTCGCGGTCAACCTGCTGGCGACCCTGTCGATCGCCGCGGCCACCGACTACGCGATATTCCTGTTCGGGCGCTATCACGAGGCCCGCCTGGACGGCGAAGATCGCGAAACCGCGTTCTACACCATGTACCACGGCACAGCCCACGTGATCCTGGGCTCGGGCCTGACCATCGCTGGTGCGACGTTCTGCCTGCATTTCACGCGCCTGCCCTACTTCAAGTCGCTGGGCTTCCCGTTGGCCATCGGCATGCTCGTCGTGGTGTTCGCGGCGCTGACATTCGGGCCCGCGGTCATCGCGATCGGCAGCCGGTTCAGAAAGGTCTTCGAGCCCAAGCGGAAGATGAACACCCACACGTGGCGCCGGGTGGGCACCGCGGTGGTCCGCTGGCCCGGCCCCATCCTGGTCGCCTCGATCGCGCTGGCGTTGGTCGGCCTCCTCGCCCTGCCGTCGTATACGACCAACTACAACGACCGCAATTACCTGCCCAAGGACATCCCGGCCAATATCGGCTACGCCGCGGCGGACCGGCATTTCCCGCAGGCGCGGATGAATCCCGAACTGCTGCTGATCGAGACCGACCACGACGTGCGCAACCCGGCGGACATGCTGGTGATCGACCGCATCGCCAAGAATGTCTTCCATATCCCGGGCATCGGACGGGTGCAGACCATCACCCGCCCGCTGGGCACGCCGATCGAGCACACCTCGATCCCGTTCATCATCAGCATGTCGGGCACCAACCAGACGATGAACATGTCCTACCTGCAGGACCGCATGAAGGACATGCTCAAGATGGGTGACGAGCTGCAGGTCAGCATCGACACCATGGAACGCATGCTGGCCCTGACCAAGCAGATGGTGGGCGTCACCCACGACATGGTGGCCAAGACCAAGCAGATGGTGGCCGACACCAACGAGATCCGGGACCACCTGGCCGATTTCGACGACTTCTTCCGGCCGATCCGCAACTACCTGTACTGGGAGCCGCACTGCTTCGACATCCCGATCTGCTGGTCGTTGCGCTCGATCTTCGACAGCCTGGACGGGATCGACACTCTCAGTGACGATCTGGCGTCACTGGTCGTCGACATGGACAGGCTCGACGTCCTGATGCCGAAGATGGTCCAGGTCATGCCGCCGATGATCGCGACCATGAAGAGCATGAAGGCGTCGATGCTGACGATGCAGTCGACGATGAACGGCTTCCAGGACCAGATGCAGGCGATGCAGGACAACGCGACCGCGATGGGACAGGCCTTCGACGCCTCGAAGAACGACGACTCGTTCTACCTGCCGCCGGAAGTCTTCGACAATCCCGACTTCAAGCGCGGCCTCAAGATGTTCGTCTCTCCGGACGGAAAAGCGGTGCGGTTCATCATCTCTCACGAGGGTGACCCCGCGACGCCGGAAGGCATCTCGCACATCGACAAGATCAAGAACGCCGCGTTCGAAGCCCTCAAGGGCAGCCCGCTGGAGGGTTCCAAGGTCTTCATGGGCGGCACCGCGTCGGTCTACAAGGACATGCAGAACGGCGCCAACTACGACCTGCTGATCGCCGGGATCGCCGCGCTGTGCCTGATCTTCGTGATCATGCTGGTGATCACCCGAAGCATCGTCGCCGCGGCGGTGATCGTGGGCACCGTGGTCTTGTCGCTGGGCGCGTCGTTCGGGTTGTCGGTGCTGTTGTGGCAGCACATCCTCGGCCAGCCACTGCACTGGCTCGTCCTCGCCATGGCCGTGATCATCCTGCTGGCGGTCGGATCGGACTACAACCTGCTGCTGGTCGCGCGGTTCAAAGAAGAGATCCACGCCGGACTCAACACCGGTATCATCCGGGCAATGGCTGGCAGCGGTTCAGTGGTGACGTCAGCCGGCCTGGTGTTCGCGTTCACCATGGGCTCGATGCTCATCAGCCCGCTGCGGGTGGGCGGCCAGGTCGGGACGACGATCGCGCTCGGCCTGCTGTTCGACACACTGATCGTGCGGTCGTTCATGACACCGTCGATCGCCGCGCTGCTGGGCAAATGGTTCTGGTGGCCGCAGCGGGTGCGTCAACGCCCGCTGCCACAACAGTGGCCGTCGCCCCGCGACGACTCGGACAATACGGATCGGCTATCCGTGGGCGCGAGCCCTGAAGGAGGTTCTACATGA